CGATGGGCGCATCCTGTTCTACACCGATGTCGACTGGGAGACCCAGGGCAAGACCTTCCCCGCCGACGCGCTGGTTTCCGCGGACCTCGCGGAATGGAAGGCCGACCCCAACGGGGCGGATTTGTCGCTCGTCTGGGCACCGGGAGATCGCCAGACCAAGCAGAGCGTCACCTCGAACAAGTCGAGCCTCTATGTCAGCCTGCTCGACAATGTGCGCGGCGAGGTGCTCAAGTTCGACTTTGCCGACGGCGAATGGACCTCCACGCCGATCGCCCTCCCCGAGAACGCCACGGTCGGCGTCACCGCCGTTTCGGACGAAACCGACCAGATCATGTTCATCTCGACCGATTTCCTCTCGCCCGGCACCTATTACTACGCCGAGGACGGTGTGGATCTTGAGGTCGTCAAGGAAAGCCCCAGCCGCTTCGATGCCCAAGGCATGACGATCGAGCAGTTCGAGGCGACCAGCCCCGACGGGACCAAAATCCCCTACTTCCTCGTGAAGCCGCAGGGCATGGAAATGGATGGCAGCACGCCGGTGTTGATGGGCGGCTATGGCGGCTTCCAGGTACCGCGTCTGCCCGCCTATCTGGGCACGACCGGCAAGATGTGGCTCGAGCGCGGCAATGCCTACGTCCTCGCCAATATTCGCGGCGGAGGCGAATTCGGACCGAACTGGCACCAGAGCGCGATCCGCGAGAACAAGCAGCGCACGTGGGACGATTTCATCGCCGTGGGCCGCGATCTCGTCGAACGCGGGATCACCAGCCCCGAGCATCTCGGCGTCGAAGGCGGCTCGCAGGGCGGGCTGCTGGTCGGCACCGCCTTCACCCAGGCTCCCGACCTGTTCAACGCGGCGATCGTGCAGATCCCGCTGTTCGACATGCTGCGCTACCAGTTCATCGGCCGCGGCGCGTCGTGGATCGGCGAATATGGCGACCCGCGCATCCCCGAGCAGCGCGAATGGATCGAGGGCTATTCGCCCTACCAGAAGCTGCTGGAGGAGAAGGATTACCCGCGCGTGTTCTTCGTCACTTCGACCGCCGACGACCGCACGCACCCGAGCCACGGACGCAAGGCCGCGGCGCGCATGGCGGCGCAGGGCGACGACTACCTCTATTACGAGGACATGAAGGGCGGCCACTCGGGCGGGGTCGACAACGAACAGCGCGCGACGCTGCGCGCGATGCAGATCGTCTACCTGCTGCAACAGCTGGCGGACGACTGATCGACCGCAGAATGGCAGGTCGCGCGGTGCCGGCGCGCCCTGCCCCTACGGCATCGCGGCCCGTGCCGCGCAGTGTTGCCAGAATGGCTGGAACCTGCCACTCCGCAGCCAATTTTTAGATTGTAGAACACTAGCGGAGAGACACTCATGAGCATCTCGTTCAAAGACAAGGTCGCAATCGTCACCGGCGCAGGCGGCGGCCTCGGCCGCGCCTATGCGCTCGAACTCGGGCGCCGCGGCGCGAAGGTCGTGGTCAACGATCTGGGCGGTGCGCGCGACGGCACCGGATCGTCCGACGCGGCGGCCGAAGTGGTCGAGGAAATCGAGAAGGCCGGCGGCGAGGCGATGGCCAACGGCGCGAGCGTGACCGAATACGAGCAGATGGAAAAGATGATCGCCGACGCCAAGCAGAAGTGGGGCGGCGTCCACGTGCTCATCAACAATGCGGGCGTGCTGCGCGACAAGAGCTTCGCCAAGATGGAGCCGGCCGACTTCGAATTCGTCGTCGACGTGCACCTCAACGGATCGGCCAACGCGACCAAGGCCGTGTGGGAAACCATGCGCGAACAGGCCTATGGCCGCATCCTGATGACCGCCAGCTCCACCGGCCTGTTCGGCAATTTCGGCCAGGCCAACTACGGCGCGGCTAAGCTGGGCCTCGCGGGCCTCACCAAGACGCTCCAGCTCGAAGGCGCGAAGTACAACATCAAGGTCAACACGCTCAGCCCCGTCGCGGGCACGCGCATGACCGAGGACCTGTTTCCCAAGGAAGCTTTCGAGCTGTTCGCGCCGGAAAACGTCGTTCCCGCCGCGCTCTACCTCGTCAGCGAAGATGCACCGACCAACGCCATCGTCGGCGCGGGCGCGGGTGGCTTCCACTCGGCATGGGTGGTGATGAACGACGCGGTGTGGCTGCCCGAGGGTGAGCGCACGGTCGAAGGCTTCGCCGAAAACTGGGAAAAGATCAGCGAGCAGAGCAATCTGCGCGCGCCGCAGTCCGGCCAGGAGCAGTCGGGCGCGATCCTGACCGCGATGCAGAAGGTGACCGGCACCGGCCCGGGTTCGGCACGCGGCTAGCCTGACTGCGACCCGACGGAGGGCCTACCCGCTCCGTCGAGCCGTATTGACCACGTAACACACCGGTCGTAGCCTTCCCTTCGAGACAGGGGAGGTTTCGGCCGGTGTATTCTGAAGACGATATCAACTCCGCCATCGAAGCGGATGCGCTGAGCGCGGATGCCGCCGCATCCTTCCGTGCACACATGAGCGAGGTCCGTGGTATCAGCCGCGGCGACGAGGAGAATTTCAGGCTTCTCAACTCCTTCAACGACATCTTCGTCGCGATCGGCATCTGTATCATGCTGTTCGCCGCGGGCGCCATTGGCCAGCAGCTGGGTCAGCTGATCGTGCCCGAGCCGAGCTGGAACTGGGAAGCGGGCGGAGCCGCGTGGGAGGCACAGAGCCGCCAGAGCAGCCTGAGCACGGCGGTGCAGATCGCGGTCGCGGCGGGGCTCGTCGCACTGGTCTCCTGGCCGCTCGCGGAATTCTTCACGCGGGCAAGGCGCATGGCGCTGCCCTCGATCATCCTGCTGCTCGCCTTCGTCGGCGCGATATTCGTCGGTTCGACCGCCCTCGGCGTGTCGCTCGTCGGAACCGAGACGAGCGAACCTTACGCGGGCTACTTCGTCGCCGGCGCGGGTCTGATCGCCGCCCTTTTCGCATGCGCCCACTGGCTGCGCTTCAAGGTCCCGATCACGGTCGCCGCCGGTGCCGCAGCGCTCGCCGCGACGCTGATCGGCCTCATCCTTGCCGCTCTGCACCCATTGGACATCGATCACGGCCAGGTCGCGCTGTGGCTCACCTTCGTCGCCGGGCTGGGCGTCTTCATCTTCGCGATGACGTGGGACCTGAAGGATCCGGAGCGGATCACGCGCCGCAGCGACGTCGCCTTCTGGCTCCACCTGCTCGCCGCACCCATGATCGCGCACCCGATCTTCTACCAGCTGGGGGTCGTC
The sequence above is a segment of the Alteriqipengyuania lutimaris genome. Coding sequences within it:
- a CDS encoding prolyl oligopeptidase family serine peptidase, producing MKSASIRTLLASLAVSVAAAPLLTSPLAAQDTNTVVEPEFEAENDPFIWLEETRSDRALAWVENENGKTVAALQTDPRFEQLKAEALAIFNAQDRIPSVSFTHYGLVNFWQDADNPKGLLRRTTLESWRTDTPEWETILDIDALAAAEGKEWVYGGMSCLPPDGTRCMVYLSDGGKDARVAREFDLETLDFLPASQNPFVLPESQGSASWVDKDTLLISRDFGEDTVTDSFYPFTTREWKRGTPIEDAKEIYRGEKSDVSAGAFLLRDNEGTIHARMASRGVSFHEREYFVERDGEWVKLDLPPKAGLSGIIDGRILFYTDVDWETQGKTFPADALVSADLAEWKADPNGADLSLVWAPGDRQTKQSVTSNKSSLYVSLLDNVRGEVLKFDFADGEWTSTPIALPENATVGVTAVSDETDQIMFISTDFLSPGTYYYAEDGVDLEVVKESPSRFDAQGMTIEQFEATSPDGTKIPYFLVKPQGMEMDGSTPVLMGGYGGFQVPRLPAYLGTTGKMWLERGNAYVLANIRGGGEFGPNWHQSAIRENKQRTWDDFIAVGRDLVERGITSPEHLGVEGGSQGGLLVGTAFTQAPDLFNAAIVQIPLFDMLRYQFIGRGASWIGEYGDPRIPEQREWIEGYSPYQKLLEEKDYPRVFFVTSTADDRTHPSHGRKAAARMAAQGDDYLYYEDMKGGHSGGVDNEQRATLRAMQIVYLLQQLADD
- a CDS encoding SDR family NAD(P)-dependent oxidoreductase, which encodes MSISFKDKVAIVTGAGGGLGRAYALELGRRGAKVVVNDLGGARDGTGSSDAAAEVVEEIEKAGGEAMANGASVTEYEQMEKMIADAKQKWGGVHVLINNAGVLRDKSFAKMEPADFEFVVDVHLNGSANATKAVWETMREQAYGRILMTASSTGLFGNFGQANYGAAKLGLAGLTKTLQLEGAKYNIKVNTLSPVAGTRMTEDLFPKEAFELFAPENVVPAALYLVSEDAPTNAIVGAGAGGFHSAWVVMNDAVWLPEGERTVEGFAENWEKISEQSNLRAPQSGQEQSGAILTAMQKVTGTGPGSARG